ATTGTTCGTCGCAACCGTAGCACCATATATACCGTGTGGCACTGAACTAATGTTGACAGCCACAATAGTCATGAGCATATGGTTATTAATAGAAATAGGCTTTCATCTCATTGCCATAAATGCCGATACTGGCATGTGGTTTGTATTCTATGGTGGTGGCACAGGAGCCTTCATTGGTGTAGTTGCTGCATGGTGGATATACCGAAAGATGCAAAAGACCAATGACGAAATGATAAAGCAGATTGAGGAAATCAGCAAAGAACAATAAATGAAGCTCAAGAATAAAGCTATGAAAATTGCAGTATTCTGCTCTGCCAACGAGCATATCGACCCCGACTTCTTTAGCCTTACCGAGGAGTTTGGCAAATGGATGGCACAAAACCACCACGACCTAATATTTGGAGATACCAACCATGGACTTATGAACTGCATAGCCAAGGTTATGCACCAAGGAGGCAGACGTGTTATAGGTGTTGTACCTTCACTTATGGAAAAGGGCGGACGTATGTCCGATTATATTAATGTTGGATTGATGGAACATTAAGGACTCAAAAATGCCCTATAAACAAGGGTGGGAAACTTTAGTAAATAATCCTTTGTTTCATCATTGAAACAACAACATTCAACAGGCGACTCTCCATTCCGGAGTCGCCTATTTTTTTCTTTACCACCCTCGCTATATTTTCCCCCAAAAACTTGGAAGTTACGAGGAAAAGTCGTAACTTTGCGGCAAATTAGAAATAACATTAAAGTAAAGCAATATGGATGTAGCTATAAATAAAATAACAACAACAATAACTGTTCCACAAGTTGACTTCAACTTATTAAAGGAACTGGCAAAGAAGTTTGGCTGGGTTATTCAAACCGAAAAGAAAAGTGGAATTGAAGAAGCCATAGAAGATGTTAAAGCTGGCAGAGTATATCATGCAAAAGATGCTCACGACTTGATCAAACAGTGCTTACAATGAAATACTCTATTGACTTTACAAACAAATTTAAAAAGTCTCTTCGAAAAGGAGTAAAACGTGGTCTAAATCCAGTTCTCATTGAAAAAGCAGTAGAGAAATTAGCCAATGAGGGTAAACTACCACCATCATATAAATCACATAAACTTCATGGAAACTTTGAAGGTATATGGGAATGCCATATAACCCCTGATTGGTTGATGCTATGGGAACAAAACGACGAAAAACTAACGTTGCTGTTCCTCAACAATGGAACCCATAGCGATTTGTTTTGACAATAATATATTGAACTTTCGTAAGGGAGGAAAAGAATATGGATAGTTTGAAGGCTTATCGTGATGTCAAGAACTCTATAGATACGGCTTTGGAAAAGGGGCGTGAGGAAGGTATGGCGAAAGGTATGGAAAAAGAAAAGATAGCCACAGCTCGCCGCCTCCTATCAATGGGGCTTTCTGATGAACAAGTATCAACGGCCACAGAACTTCCACTGGAGGAAATTCAGAAAATGAGAGTATGAGGAATATCCTTCTCTACCCAGGTATATTTTTCTCCCTGCCCACGCAAGAATTTTTCCGTGGGCAGGGAAAAATAAAAGTGGGTACATGGACGGAAAAAATGAAACCGAATTTCGTCAAAATGTCAGTCATCATGTAGATGTAATTCCACTTTATGCCATGAGCAATTTGTGCAAACGTTTGCACGGTTTATTCACTTGATTTGCATCAATTGATGATACAGGCTAATCAAAATTATCGTATCTTTGCCACCGTAATAACAATACAAACCTACGATAAAAATAGATTAACAAGCAAAAGTATATTAACAATAGTTCGTTAATAATTCAATAATGTGCTAAGCAGCTATACGCTGTAAGCACGAGAGATCTTTGAAAATCTTGCTAATTAAAGTTCGGTTCGGGGTGTACCCGCTTGCTTTAAAAATTCGTTTCACCAGATAAATGTTGGTCATCAGTGACTTGAATGAAGACATAGAATATTCCATTCCCATCTCCTTCATAGTTACCTTGGCAACATTTAGTGATGTGAACGAAGCATTGAAAGCAAAATCGAGTTTCCACTTATCGCGAGCCTGGCAGTCCATAAGACCAGTATAGCCTTTGGCGTCACGAAAGCAAAATTCGATCTGGAACCTGGTTCTATAATAAAGAAGTACTTCTTCACCCGAAAGTGAGGTGTCTGTAGAGAAGAATAGTTTCTTCTTGCCATTCGGCATCTGCCAGATGACAAGTCTAACTTTACACCTGAGTGCCTTGGAATAGGCTATCAAAGTATAAGCTGTTCCTTCTATATCTTTCATCTCCATCTTCTCCATTCGAGTGAGGTCAAGATTCTTCATATCAATCTTGCCATCCTTGGTCTTGGGGCGACCACGTTTTCCAGTACGTGGACCAGCATAGACATAAAAGAGACAAGCATTGTCACGAAAGCGGCTTATCAAAGAGAACCCTTCTTTCTTTATCCCATTAACAAATGTACTTGTAGAGAAGTAAGCATCTGCAACTATGAGGGTTGAGAGTTTAAGAAGTTCCTTGCGGTAACGCTTAATGACGCTGATATAGAAATCTACCATAGTCTTGTTTCTAAGACTCAGTTCTTTATTACTTAGCGACTGGTGTGCTTTTAACATCATGCAGTCTTTGGCATCAATATCAATGAGGCCAATACCCATGATTTCGAGACCATGTTTAACAGACTGAGCACATCCTGACCAAAAACGACCGATATGTGGTGTTTTCTTGCCAGCTTTACTGATGTAGCTGGGATCAATGGCAATAGCCCATCTTCCCTGTTTACCCAAGAAGCGCTTGGCAAGTGAGACATTAAGTTTGAGCCAATCAATGCACTTCGACTTTTTCAAGCCGAATGCGTTGCGATAGGTTTGCTCAACATGCAAGCCATACCTCCCCATTTGGGTGAAATTTATCTTTCTTGGTATTACCATGAACAAAATTATCACCTCGATGAGTATTTTCTCGAAACTTTTTGTTATCTTTGCAGCTGAATCTTCAACTGCATCTTTAAAGATATCCATATATTGGTCAAGTCCTGTATTCATGTAATATTGTATTTGTCGTGATCTACAAAGTTACTGAAAATCAGCGACTTGACCAACTTTTTACAGTTAAGTTTTCATAAGCACTTCTTAATATAAGTTATTGATTTACAGACGATTAAATATTAATTTAACGCAGTATTGTATTAACATGAAGAAATTATATTTCACCCCTCCTCGCCACAATGGCACTTACTCTCGGAGCTTGTTCAAGTAGCAACGACCCTGATATTCCAGAGCCAATTCCTACCCCAACTCCAGAACCAGAGCCAGAACCTGAACAATGACGAAGGTACAGACGTGGGAGCTAAATATAGATGTAAAAGAAATCACCAACACTGCATACTTCGAAATCGAAGCAACCAGTGAAAGCAGTAAACATAAAGTAAAGGATGTTACAGCAGAATATAACAAATAGAGTTTAGTTTAGGCATACAATTTTTATTAGTTAGTTGGTTTTGTTTTAGGTTTAAAAGAGGTATTCCCAAAAAGCGTTTTCGGGCAATACCTCTTTTGCTATTTTATAAAGTCAAGATATATTGCCCAAATTGTGGTTCTCGGTTTGGGCACTTATTGCCCGCCTCGTGAGCAACGGTTGCTCATCTCATGTTCATCGGTTCCCCATCACGTGATCCCCGAGGGACCGCTTGAAGGGCATAGCAGGAACTTGTAGTTTCCTATATTTAGTTGACTACATAGTTCCTTATTCCTATTGTAAGTTGACAATTATTTTCTCTATTCCTAATTCTACTTGTCAATCTTCTATCTTATTCCTAGTTAGTATTTACATACTTCATTCTAGTTCCTAATAGAAGTAGACAAAGGACCCACCCCTAGGGGTGGATCGCGGTTTTTACAATTTTGCTGCAAAATTAATCATTTTTCCTGAACTGACAAGGATTTTATGTACTTTTCCCTATAACTTGTCCAATTTTTCTTTAAACTTCCCTTTTGTTTCGCAGCTTCCTTTGGTGTTAGCATCCCGATACTTCCATGAGGGCGTAACTCATTGTAAAAGTGTACTGCCCTTTCTAAAGCCTCTTCTACTTCCTGTAAAGAAGTAAAAGAAAGCCCCATGAATAACTCGTTCTTCAACGTGTTATTGACACGCTCTGCTACAGCATTATCCTTCGGATTGCCACATTCTGTCATGCTAGGTATGATACCGTATTCCCTTAGTAATTTGATGTATTCGTTACTAGCATATTGTACACCTCTATCGGAATGATGGATTGGTGTAATAATATCCTTATAACTTTCCATGCGCATTAAGGCCATGTTTAGGGCTTTCAAAGGGAACCTGGTGGAGAGTGACTCACCGACAGAATAGCCAATGATTTCTTTTGTGTAATAATCCGTAATCAAAGAAATGTAGCAGAAATGATAAGTGCCTTGTTCGGCATCATCCCAAATCTTCTGATATGTAATGTCGCTCACCCAAACTTCATTGGGTGATGATGGTATCAGTTCTTTTATCTTGTTGGGGTATGTGGGTAACCCATGACGAGAGTCCGTTGTACGAGGTTTTCGGTTGGAAGAACGCACTCCCAACTTGTACCTTGATATTATATCCTCGAAACGGCAATGTCCCATGGCGTTCTCTTCTCCAAACTCCTTGCAATACATCAGCCAGAGTTTACGACCGCCGATACCTGGATCTTGCTTTCTAATAGACTTAACATACTCTATTACAAACGATTCCTCTGCCAAGGCTGCAAGCATATTGTCTTCGTGCTGATAATACGCTTGACGAGTAAACCCAAACAGTTTACAGAGGCCAGAAACACTATAGTTTTTGTCCTCTGCACGAAGTTCCTTTACTGTTTGGGTCCAGATTTTTTTCGCACAGGAATCTTATAAAGACGCTCTGCAATATCAATCATCTTGTTATAGGCGGCAGCTGCCATCTTTGCCTCATGGAGTTCTTGCTCCATAGCTGCCAAGCGTTTCTTCAATTCAATGTTCTCCTGCGAGAGATTTTCTGGTGTTGCATTTTGCTTCATTTCTTCTACGATTTGTGGATTATTGGTTGCAAAGTTACCAAGAATTCTGTAAACTGAAGTACTGCTAATTGACATTTTTGCCATAATTTCTCTAACTGGTACATGATACTGATAATAACTGCGAGCTATGCTCAACGCTAAATCCATTTTGTCTTTGTCCATATTTGTTATTTTTAAGTTGATTTATACTGTGTCAACTTTTTCTAGGACAAGACAACTTCTCATGCATACTGAATACAAATCCACTTCGCAAAGAAGCGGTCGCTTACTAAATAACCATTAGGAGTCTTGCTTACCAACTGCTTATCCACCAATGCCTTCAACGCAGTTTTCACGCTGCTCGTAGCAGGAAGCTGATGGGATCTGATAAACTGCTGGCTCAAAGGCGAACTCACCAGTCCCTCTCGAGCTATTGCCAATAGAAGCAACTGCTGATTCTCCGTAAGCCAGGCACAATAGTTCTGATAAGCCATCGCCTGTTCATCTATCAACTCCTGAACCACCTCATCTACCAATGACTTCGTAATCTCAGAAGAACCATGCTCATAAATGCCATGCAATATTGCCTGCACATACCACGTTACACAATCCGACTGCTGATAGATATAAGAAAAGGTGGATTCATCTATTGACCTGTGCTGAGAGGACAGAAGACGATTGGCAAATTCCAAATACACCTGCTCTTCGATACAAGGCAAAGACAACACCAAAGAACTCTGGAAGAAAGGACGGTTGGCAGACAGAAACATCTCCTGCATCATGTGCTGCTGACTGCCAGAAAATACGAAATATACATTCGGCAAAAACTGGATATAAGAACGAATCATTGCCTCTACCCCATCCTCAGGATAGTTTAATATCTGCTGAAACTCATCTATGGCGATGTAGCAGCGCTTACCTGACTGCTTCAAATACTCAAATATTCGCTTCAAACTCTCCTTACCCTCACTCGGCTTTAAATCTAAAGAAAAAGTAGGAATTCCTGTCAGTTCATCTATCGTCAAAGTAGGTCGCCAACTACTGAAGAACTCCTGAACTTTACGAAGGGCCGATTGAGAAACCGTATCAAGTTTTCCGATGATTTCAGAAGCCATGATTTGCACCATTTGCTCCAGGTTTTTGGTGGCAAAAATATCGAGGTAGAAACATTTCACCCCTTCATATTGCTCCTCCATCTGATGGAAAACATGATGTATCAAGCCCGTCTTACCCATACGACGAGGGGCGACAAGCGTGATGTTACGCTCATTATGCAGCGTAGAAATCATCTTCTCGGTTTCTTTCTGGCGGTCGCAAAAATACTCTGCTCCTTTATAACCATACACAACAAAAGGATTGTTCAATGTTGCCATATCTCATCATTATTCATTACACAAATAACCATTGCGCTTTTTACGCAACGCAAATTACGCAATAAAAAACGAGATAGCCAAATGTTTTCGAGATTTTTAATAATAATTACACGAAAACGGACTGCTTCAAATACGTTCTATCTCGGG
This is a stretch of genomic DNA from Segatella hominis. It encodes these proteins:
- a CDS encoding type II toxin-antitoxin system YafQ family toxin, whose amino-acid sequence is MKYSIDFTNKFKKSLRKGVKRGLNPVLIEKAVEKLANEGKLPPSYKSHKLHGNFEGIWECHITPDWLMLWEQNDEKLTLLFLNNGTHSDLF
- a CDS encoding AAA family ATPase, with translation MATLNNPFVVYGYKGAEYFCDRQKETEKMISTLHNERNITLVAPRRMGKTGLIHHVFHQMEEQYEGVKCFYLDIFATKNLEQMVQIMASEIIGKLDTVSQSALRKVQEFFSSWRPTLTIDELTGIPTFSLDLKPSEGKESLKRIFEYLKQSGKRCYIAIDEFQQILNYPEDGVEAMIRSYIQFLPNVYFVFSGSQQHMMQEMFLSANRPFFQSSLVLSLPCIEEQVYLEFANRLLSSQHRSIDESTFSYIYQQSDCVTWYVQAILHGIYEHGSSEITKSLVDEVVQELIDEQAMAYQNYCAWLTENQQLLLLAIAREGLVSSPLSQQFIRSHQLPATSSVKTALKALVDKQLVSKTPNGYLVSDRFFAKWICIQYA
- a CDS encoding IS3 family transposase, which encodes MWTQTVKELRAEDKNYSVSGLCKLFGFTRQAYYQHEDNMLAALAEESFVIEYVKSIRKQDPGIGGRKLWLMYCKEFGEENAMGHCRFEDIISRYKLGVRSSNRKPRTTDSRHGLPTYPNKIKELIPSSPNEVWVSDITYQKIWDDAEQGTYHFCYISLITDYYTKEIIGYSVGESLSTRFPLKALNMALMRMESYKDIITPIHHSDRGVQYASNEYIKLLREYGIIPSMTECGNPKDNAVAERVNNTLKNELFMGLSFTSLQEVEEALERAVHFYNELRPHGSIGMLTPKEAAKQKGSLKKNWTSYREKYIKSLSVQEK
- a CDS encoding transposase, whose protein sequence is MNTGLDQYMDIFKDAVEDSAAKITKSFEKILIEVIILFMVIPRKINFTQMGRYGLHVEQTYRNAFGLKKSKCIDWLKLNVSLAKRFLGKQGRWAIAIDPSYISKAGKKTPHIGRFWSGCAQSVKHGLEIMGIGLIDIDAKDCMMLKAHQSLSNKELSLRNKTMVDFYISVIKRYRKELLKLSTLIVADAYFSTSTFVNGIKKEGFSLISRFRDNACLFYVYAGPRTGKRGRPKTKDGKIDMKNLDLTRMEKMEMKDIEGTAYTLIAYSKALRCKVRLVIWQMPNGKKKLFFSTDTSLSGEEVLLYYRTRFQIEFCFRDAKGYTGLMDCQARDKWKLDFAFNASFTSLNVAKVTMKEMGMEYSMSSFKSLMTNIYLVKRIFKASGYTPNRTLISKIFKDLSCLQRIAA